The Prevotella sp. oral taxon 299 str. F0039 genome has a segment encoding these proteins:
- a CDS encoding SusC/RagA family TonB-linked outer membrane protein, whose amino-acid sequence MKLILASTIACSSAQYASAKSNDARAEKPVASQFINQQAQATQRTITGVVKDEEGMPMIGVSVVVKGTGKGTVTDMDGRYTIKVGGARSTLTYSYVGSIPQDIVVGDKTNIDVVLKEEKTMLTGVVVTAMGIMRKETSLTYSTQKVKAEDLTKVQDPNVANSLEGKVSGITITPSAGGAGGASKIILRGNKSINGNSSPLIVVDGIPMTNETRSKRGMNGDGFEYSGITEGADPLSMINPDDIESINVLKGANAAVLYGSKAANGVVMITTKKGREGKLDVNFTSNVTFDSPLLTPKIQNTYGAAVDQNGFLSPLSWGNKITDRADADLVIDAPLGTQFTEKTHKVYLRNRANDDVKDFFRTGVTTNNSVSVSGGTELMRSYFSVGNSHANGMMRENSYNRNSFAFRQSYDLLKRVKVDVSLNYVETITKNRQGGGTVLNPIYHLYTMPRNIDLGYYRNNYVEDGAWMSNYQSYYKDLGANKFEWRPAEKVKLNGPLQNWAYLSNANNNPYWLINQNRGRQSEDRLFGTVSANVDIYDGLSFQARVNYTKTHFKSNSKQYATTFLPSSMHDFGRMFDNSSTATEIYTDYLLNYNKQIKDYSVSASAGWVGHTLKTTYKNTDVTATYIEPLLRKPSTDVNYFETNAGGMGATTSGKSSSWDKALLFTAQAGWKETVYVDFSYRQDWYRLFRQLYLSGDAEKQSYGYFGLGANAIVSNLVKLPEWFNYMKFRVSYSEAGNSFADAGFYRISQNRRTGAVNANSYKKFKAVPEVMKSFETGIETMFLNNRLSFDLTYYNGVMDHLYMEGSDASGVQPFTSAKVRNQGIETTIGYNFHLAKDVNWRTSYNVSYNSNKILKTAYNDQGKELIQQQVVGGTYVRYKEGGSIGDMYIHDFERDANGNIALTKSGAPRFKSSGQDADLIYVGNMNAKWQMGWSNNFNYKDFTLSFLINGRIGGKVISLTEAYLDQNGLSQRVADARLNAERNNIVAADYKNAPGMQLNDGSGRIVPVEAYYKAMGASTNPYNYIYSATNFRLRELSLGYTFRNLLGQNKNLNVSFIARNLFFLYNDSPVDPDVSLSTANGLGAFELFNMPSSRSFGLSLKLNF is encoded by the coding sequence ATGAAACTCATTCTAGCCTCAACAATTGCCTGTTCGTCAGCGCAATATGCGAGTGCTAAGTCGAATGATGCAAGAGCAGAGAAACCTGTTGCATCGCAGTTTATTAACCAACAAGCTCAAGCTACCCAACGTACTATTACAGGTGTTGTAAAAGACGAAGAGGGCATGCCAATGATTGGTGTGAGCGTTGTTGTTAAAGGTACTGGTAAAGGAACAGTAACCGATATGGATGGTCGTTACACCATTAAAGTAGGTGGTGCTCGTTCAACCCTAACTTATTCTTATGTAGGTAGCATTCCTCAAGACATCGTTGTAGGCGACAAAACCAATATCGACGTGGTGTTGAAAGAAGAAAAGACTATGTTGACAGGTGTTGTTGTAACTGCAATGGGTATTATGAGAAAGGAAACTTCGCTAACCTATTCTACCCAAAAGGTAAAGGCAGAAGATCTAACAAAGGTGCAAGACCCTAACGTTGCTAACAGCTTGGAAGGTAAAGTGTCTGGTATCACTATTACACCAAGTGCTGGTGGTGCTGGTGGTGCATCTAAAATTATCCTTCGTGGTAACAAATCTATTAATGGTAATAGTTCTCCTTTGATCGTAGTAGATGGTATTCCAATGACCAACGAAACACGTTCTAAGAGAGGAATGAATGGTGATGGTTTCGAATATTCAGGTATAACAGAAGGTGCTGACCCACTATCAATGATCAACCCAGATGATATCGAATCTATCAACGTATTGAAAGGTGCTAACGCTGCCGTTCTTTATGGTTCTAAAGCAGCTAATGGTGTTGTGATGATTACAACCAAAAAAGGACGTGAAGGTAAGCTTGATGTGAACTTTACATCAAACGTTACATTCGATTCTCCATTGTTAACACCAAAAATTCAAAATACATATGGAGCAGCGGTAGACCAAAATGGTTTCTTATCTCCACTAAGCTGGGGTAACAAAATCACAGATCGTGCAGACGCTGATTTAGTGATCGACGCTCCTCTTGGTACACAATTTACAGAGAAAACTCACAAGGTTTACTTGCGTAATCGTGCTAACGACGACGTGAAAGACTTCTTTAGAACAGGTGTAACAACAAACAATTCAGTTTCAGTTTCAGGCGGTACAGAATTGATGCGTTCATATTTCTCAGTAGGAAATAGCCACGCAAATGGTATGATGAGAGAAAACTCTTATAATCGTAACTCATTCGCTTTCCGTCAATCATACGATCTTCTAAAGAGAGTGAAAGTCGATGTTTCTTTGAACTATGTAGAAACAATAACAAAGAATCGTCAAGGTGGTGGTACAGTGCTTAACCCAATCTATCACCTTTACACCATGCCAAGAAATATCGACTTAGGTTATTATCGTAATAACTATGTAGAAGACGGAGCATGGATGTCTAACTATCAAAGTTATTACAAAGATTTAGGTGCAAATAAGTTTGAATGGAGACCAGCAGAAAAAGTAAAATTGAATGGTCCATTGCAGAACTGGGCATACCTATCTAACGCAAATAACAACCCATATTGGCTAATCAACCAAAACAGAGGACGTCAAAGTGAAGACCGTTTGTTTGGTACAGTTAGTGCAAATGTTGATATTTATGATGGCTTAAGCTTCCAAGCTCGTGTGAATTATACTAAAACTCACTTCAAGAGCAACAGCAAGCAATATGCAACAACCTTCCTTCCTTCAAGCATGCACGACTTTGGTCGTATGTTTGATAACTCATCAACAGCAACAGAAATCTACACCGACTATTTGTTAAACTATAACAAACAAATTAAAGATTACTCTGTTTCTGCATCAGCAGGTTGGGTTGGACATACATTAAAAACAACTTACAAGAACACAGACGTAACAGCAACTTACATCGAACCATTGTTGCGTAAGCCTTCTACTGACGTGAACTACTTCGAAACAAACGCAGGTGGTATGGGTGCAACAACATCAGGTAAGTCTTCAAGTTGGGACAAAGCGTTGCTCTTCACAGCACAAGCAGGTTGGAAAGAAACAGTTTATGTAGATTTCTCTTATCGTCAAGACTGGTATCGTTTGTTCAGACAACTATACCTTTCAGGTGATGCAGAGAAGCAAAGCTATGGCTACTTCGGTCTTGGTGCTAATGCAATCGTTAGCAACTTAGTGAAATTACCAGAGTGGTTTAACTACATGAAGTTCCGTGTTTCTTACTCTGAAGCAGGTAACTCGTTTGCAGATGCAGGATTCTACAGAATCTCTCAAAACAGAAGAACAGGTGCTGTTAATGCAAATAGCTACAAGAAGTTCAAGGCAGTTCCAGAAGTAATGAAGTCGTTTGAAACAGGTATCGAAACCATGTTCTTGAATAATAGACTTAGCTTCGACCTTACATATTATAATGGTGTAATGGATCACTTGTATATGGAAGGCTCAGATGCATCAGGTGTTCAACCATTCACATCTGCAAAAGTTCGTAATCAAGGTATCGAAACAACCATCGGTTACAACTTCCATTTAGCTAAAGACGTTAACTGGAGAACAAGTTACAACGTATCTTACAACAGCAACAAGATCCTTAAGACTGCTTACAATGATCAAGGTAAAGAACTTATCCAACAACAAGTTGTAGGTGGTACATACGTCAGATATAAAGAAGGTGGTTCAATTGGTGACATGTATATCCACGATTTCGAAAGAGATGCTAATGGAAACATCGCTCTTACAAAGTCTGGAGCACCACGTTTCAAGAGCTCAGGTCAAGATGCTGACTTGATTTATGTAGGTAACATGAACGCTAAATGGCAAATGGGTTGGAGCAATAACTTCAACTACAAAGACTTTACATTGTCATTCTTGATCAATGGTCGTATCGGTGGAAAGGTTATTTCATTAACAGAAGCATACTTAGATCAAAATGGTTTGTCACAAAGAGTTGCTGATGCACGTCTTAATGCAGAAAGAAACAACATCGTTGCAGCAGACTACAAGAACGCTCCAGGTATGCAATTGAACGACGGAAGCGGACGTATCGTTCCAGTTGAAGCATATTATAAAGCAATGGGTGCATCAACCAACCCATACAACTATATATATAGTGCAACCAACTTCCGTTTACGTGAGTTATCATTAGGATATACATTCCGTAACCTTCTTGGTCAAAACAAGAACTTAAACGTATCGTTCATTGCAAGAAACCTATTCTTCTTGTACAACGATAGCCCTGTAGATCCAGACGTTTCATTATCAACCGCTAATGGTTTAGGTGCATTCGAATTGTTCAACATGCCATCTTCACGTTCATTTGGTTTGTCTTTGAAACTTAACTTCTAA
- a CDS encoding SusD/RagB family nutrient-binding outer membrane lipoprotein, giving the protein MKKYKFLVAFAAFAGTLSLQSCLDFDDPGAEFNSDTKNVEKVTERGNVDNIPYKLDLTGEQAAAVIDKLQDYLNAGLGAQFALRGGKNGDAPGEHQYQFQFSLGVDNYAQYAVIPHQNFVYSKVFVRSTYDIAPKFYGGANGSFGEVRKSAVQLLNHKSIDSIPEMKAVYLLIFNTAALENADIYGPFAYQDVKTNKQSAPYNYDNLETIYKSIVANIDTAVACFNYFPNKKADYKEKLVALLKKNILITNDDANNATDFETWKRFANSLKLRMAMHIVKVNPTLAKQWAEEAVKSGVIEDTKHEVSLRPNLIGFSNPLIQISKWGDTRITASLVTLLESLKHPYLDDKFALFTKNDNLIVNSKTNEKLEADTKVVGIRSGTHTGDGQGYDGNQYIAFSSVNPERFHGVPLYVMKLSEVCFLRAEGALRGWNMGGTAEEFYNKGILAANCLDRKDDNVYYQNAVSAYMAQTNATPVTYVDPTGDTENIESPTKIGVKWNAADPDEVKLEKIITQKYIAAYPMSFEAWVDLRRTGYPKLFEVLNADESDGSLKEGDIIRRLPFPGRTDPATQADIQATGLKALNGADVVGTRLWWDVNTPNF; this is encoded by the coding sequence ATGAAAAAATATAAATTTTTAGTAGCATTTGCTGCTTTCGCAGGAACCTTATCGCTACAATCTTGTTTAGACTTTGATGATCCTGGAGCAGAGTTTAACTCTGATACAAAGAATGTAGAGAAGGTTACTGAACGTGGAAACGTAGATAACATTCCTTACAAATTAGATCTTACAGGAGAACAAGCTGCTGCCGTTATCGATAAACTTCAAGATTATCTTAATGCTGGTCTTGGTGCACAATTCGCACTAAGAGGTGGAAAGAACGGTGATGCACCAGGCGAACACCAATATCAATTCCAGTTCTCTTTAGGTGTAGATAACTATGCGCAATATGCAGTTATCCCTCACCAAAATTTCGTTTACTCAAAAGTATTCGTACGTTCAACTTACGACATTGCTCCTAAGTTCTATGGAGGTGCTAATGGTTCATTTGGAGAAGTGCGCAAATCAGCAGTTCAATTGTTGAACCATAAGTCGATAGACTCAATCCCAGAGATGAAAGCAGTTTATCTTCTTATCTTCAACACAGCTGCACTTGAAAACGCAGATATCTATGGTCCATTTGCTTATCAAGACGTAAAGACCAACAAACAAAGTGCTCCTTATAACTATGATAACCTTGAAACCATCTACAAGTCAATCGTTGCCAACATCGATACAGCAGTAGCATGTTTCAATTATTTCCCCAATAAGAAAGCAGACTACAAAGAAAAGTTGGTGGCTTTATTAAAAAAGAATATCTTGATTACCAATGATGATGCAAACAATGCAACCGATTTCGAAACATGGAAGCGTTTTGCTAACTCATTAAAGTTGCGTATGGCAATGCACATTGTAAAAGTTAATCCAACTCTTGCAAAGCAATGGGCAGAAGAAGCTGTTAAGAGTGGAGTGATTGAAGATACAAAACACGAAGTATCTTTGCGTCCCAACCTAATCGGTTTCTCCAATCCTCTAATCCAAATCAGTAAGTGGGGCGACACACGTATCACCGCTTCGTTGGTAACATTGTTAGAAAGCTTAAAGCATCCTTATCTAGATGATAAGTTCGCACTATTCACAAAGAACGATAACCTTATCGTAAATAGCAAGACCAACGAAAAACTTGAAGCAGATACAAAGGTAGTTGGTATTCGTTCTGGTACTCACACTGGCGACGGACAAGGTTATGATGGAAACCAATACATCGCATTCTCGAGTGTTAATCCTGAGAGATTCCACGGAGTGCCCTTGTATGTTATGAAACTTTCTGAAGTTTGTTTCCTAAGAGCCGAAGGCGCATTGCGTGGCTGGAACATGGGTGGTACAGCAGAAGAGTTCTACAATAAAGGTATTCTTGCTGCTAACTGTTTAGACCGTAAAGATGATAATGTATACTATCAAAATGCTGTGTCAGCATACATGGCACAAACAAACGCTACACCAGTGACCTATGTTGACCCAACAGGCGATACAGAAAACATCGAAAGCCCAACAAAGATCGGTGTTAAATGGAATGCTGCAGATCCAGACGAGGTGAAGCTTGAGAAGATCATTACACAAAAATACATCGCAGCTTATCCAATGAGTTTCGAGGCTTGGGTAGACTTAAGACGTACAGGTTATCCTAAATTGTTCGAAGTTCTCAATGCTGATGAATCAGATGGTAGCTTGAAAGAAGGCGATATCATTCGTCGTTTACCTTTCCCAGGACGTACAGATCCTGCTACACAAGCAGACATTCAAGCAACAGGTTTGAAGGCATTGAATGGTGCAGACGTTGTAGGCACACGTTTATGGTGGGATGTTAACACACCAAACTTCTAA
- a CDS encoding GEVED domain-containing protein — MNKKSTMKALMLAGLLCGAPSTMSAQATAGSTSTTIYDFANFGDQSLLDLFASALEKGRKFPTTQELKAAGLYEELEFVRSHVRKRQILSRQDRLVGDTYRERDLFMNIPAGAGSTIGGYPSKDFASDNFSMWNYTNLFGSWNHGLFQAPGSWVDAAHKNGTDILSGMKFFDTTGGRGGHATGWIGLIKQKNDKGEFKYTRPLIHLLQFLGMDGINYNFEARGYDDSEVIKFHQSLYAYAKEQKFDNFHIVIYTSNSSLSPYNSKALFGENNVKTTDLMLNYDANDFSYSMPSSVQEAKRVMGTAKGLYAGVWIVDMNRGWNRLNATGAEECGICLWGEHAQSRFWSYNTGGNAQERMTNYQMLLERGFSGGKRNPADRPGISRFGNNWEWSGTTPPLSTFAGLATWIPERSAINGTLPFSTFFNAGAGEVYTYKGKKTAGSWYNMSNQDIVPTYRWLVYDGGTTNTSTSVQPEFTYEDSYTGGSCLKLTGKAQASSTDIVLYKTNLTGTSGAIKAQVAIKTGKDTPQDSKLALIVRLKNSKEWKEFAVDGTTDKTWKEHTIALTGLNSTDVIDRIGLRVKNVDDQYKLLVGKLAILDDFTATPEAVKDLRIQVKEENKSSLSVKASWALNSAADDKVVYNDDANVDHFEVLYKNGTDGEVTEIGRTSQWATYIGDIVMGESDQPFIGVRSVSKDLKTYSPVVWQQVPRAEYSTLPEKKDNPYGEPELDMSADGYKIAQQVRYIETFKTEGGTTNIDYTAKGPKGGTNYVDATDQVLKVAQGTKVTLKFKGYEATDAKDGNHDDLRWCMGKGWIDLNGDHIFTPIDIKQDAEKGEQLFFLGQVRKGTYAQVQSPQSYEFTIPADAKLGKTRMRIVFSDAWFAGSLLPTGKFNKGFAIDFGVEITGNNPERPTPKSSRDEGKAEQPEGLSTSTSITSFAGEASTLVQTSKDLKFSNVEKAWIFGVEGSLVKVLDNPQQYEIKSLPKGIYLVKMLNNNVIRTQKVVIK, encoded by the coding sequence ATGAATAAGAAATCTACAATGAAAGCATTGATGCTTGCAGGCCTTTTGTGCGGTGCTCCAAGCACAATGAGTGCTCAAGCAACAGCAGGTAGCACATCAACAACAATCTACGACTTTGCTAATTTTGGCGATCAAAGCTTGTTAGACCTTTTTGCTTCAGCTTTAGAAAAGGGCAGAAAGTTCCCAACTACACAAGAACTTAAAGCCGCAGGACTCTATGAAGAGTTAGAGTTTGTGCGTTCACACGTTCGCAAACGTCAAATTCTTTCTCGTCAAGATCGTCTTGTTGGCGATACTTATAGAGAAAGAGATCTATTTATGAACATCCCAGCAGGTGCAGGTTCAACAATTGGTGGTTATCCTTCAAAAGACTTTGCAAGCGATAACTTCTCTATGTGGAACTACACCAACCTCTTCGGTTCATGGAACCATGGCTTGTTCCAAGCACCAGGTTCATGGGTAGACGCAGCTCACAAGAATGGTACAGACATTCTTAGTGGTATGAAATTCTTCGACACAACAGGTGGAAGAGGTGGCCATGCAACAGGCTGGATAGGCTTAATTAAGCAAAAGAACGACAAAGGTGAATTCAAATACACTCGTCCACTTATCCATCTTTTGCAATTCTTAGGAATGGATGGTATCAACTATAACTTCGAAGCAAGAGGTTATGATGATAGTGAGGTAATTAAATTCCACCAATCATTATATGCTTATGCCAAGGAACAAAAATTTGATAACTTCCATATTGTTATTTATACATCAAACTCTAGTTTATCACCTTACAACTCAAAAGCATTGTTTGGTGAGAATAATGTAAAGACAACAGACTTGATGTTGAACTATGATGCAAACGACTTCTCTTACAGCATGCCTTCATCAGTGCAAGAAGCTAAGCGTGTTATGGGTACAGCTAAGGGCTTGTATGCAGGTGTTTGGATTGTAGATATGAACAGAGGTTGGAACCGTCTTAATGCAACAGGTGCAGAAGAGTGCGGTATTTGCCTTTGGGGAGAACACGCACAAAGCCGTTTCTGGTCATACAACACAGGTGGAAATGCACAAGAACGCATGACCAACTATCAAATGTTGTTGGAAAGAGGCTTCTCAGGTGGTAAGAGAAACCCAGCTGATCGTCCTGGAATAAGCAGATTTGGAAATAACTGGGAATGGTCAGGTACAACTCCTCCATTGTCTACTTTCGCAGGTTTAGCAACATGGATTCCTGAGCGTTCTGCAATTAATGGAACTCTTCCATTTAGCACATTCTTCAATGCAGGTGCTGGAGAGGTTTACACATACAAAGGAAAGAAAACAGCAGGTTCATGGTATAACATGTCTAACCAAGACATCGTGCCAACTTATCGTTGGTTGGTTTACGACGGAGGTACAACAAACACAAGTACAAGCGTACAACCTGAGTTTACTTATGAAGATTCTTACACAGGTGGTTCTTGCTTAAAACTAACAGGTAAAGCACAAGCTTCGTCTACAGATATCGTTCTTTACAAAACCAATCTTACAGGTACAAGCGGTGCAATCAAAGCACAAGTAGCTATTAAAACAGGTAAAGATACACCACAAGACTCTAAACTTGCTCTCATCGTTCGCCTAAAGAACTCTAAGGAATGGAAAGAGTTTGCTGTTGATGGTACAACAGATAAAACATGGAAAGAGCACACAATTGCTCTAACAGGTTTAAATTCAACAGACGTTATCGATCGTATCGGTCTTCGTGTGAAGAATGTTGACGATCAATACAAACTTCTTGTTGGTAAATTGGCTATCCTAGACGACTTCACAGCTACTCCTGAAGCAGTGAAAGATCTTAGAATTCAAGTGAAAGAAGAAAACAAATCTTCACTTTCTGTGAAAGCTTCTTGGGCTTTAAATTCAGCTGCTGACGATAAAGTTGTTTACAACGACGATGCTAATGTAGATCACTTCGAAGTGCTTTATAAAAATGGAACAGATGGTGAAGTAACAGAAATCGGCCGTACATCACAATGGGCTACATACATTGGCGACATCGTAATGGGAGAATCAGATCAACCATTCATCGGTGTTCGTTCAGTTTCTAAAGACTTAAAGACCTACTCTCCAGTAGTATGGCAACAAGTTCCACGTGCTGAATATTCAACTCTTCCTGAGAAAAAGGATAATCCTTATGGAGAACCAGAATTGGATATGTCTGCTGATGGTTATAAAATTGCACAGCAAGTACGTTATATCGAAACCTTTAAAACAGAGGGTGGAACAACTAATATCGACTATACAGCAAAAGGTCCTAAGGGTGGAACCAACTATGTTGATGCAACAGACCAAGTGTTAAAGGTTGCTCAAGGTACAAAGGTTACATTGAAATTCAAGGGATATGAAGCAACAGATGCTAAGGATGGCAACCACGATGACCTTCGTTGGTGTATGGGTAAGGGTTGGATTGACTTGAATGGCGACCACATCTTCACTCCTATTGATATCAAACAAGATGCAGAAAAAGGTGAACAATTGTTCTTCTTAGGTCAAGTACGTAAAGGAACTTACGCACAAGTTCAATCTCCTCAAAGCTACGAATTCACTATTCCTGCAGACGCTAAGCTTGGTAAAACTCGTATGAGAATTGTATTCTCAGATGCTTGGTTCGCTGGTTCTCTACTTCCAACAGGTAAGTTTAACAAGGGATTTGCTATCGACTTCGGTGTAGAAATCACTGGTAACAACCCTGAAAGACCAACTCCTAAGTCTTCACGTGACGAAGGAAAGGCAGAACAACCAGAAGGACTTTCAACAAGCACATCAATCACTTCATTTGCTGGCGAGGCTTCAACACTTGTTCAAACAAGCAAAGACTTGAAGTTCTCTAACGTAGAAAAAGCTTGGATCTTTGGTGTAGAGGGTTCTTTAGTTAAAGTTTTAGACAATCCTCAACAATACGAAATAAAATCTTTACCAAAGGGTATCTACCTTGTGAAGATGTTGAACAACAACGTTATTCGTACTCAAAAAGTGGTAATCAAGTAA